ACGACCACGAGGATGACGCTCGGTCCCGTCGTGCTGCTGGCCGTGCCGAGCGTGACGAACAGCCCCGCGCCGAGCGTCCCCGCGACGACGGTGCTGACCGCGCCGAAGAGCCCGATGTCGCGGGAGAGGCTGTTCCCGTCGTTCGCTCCTGTTTCCGCCATGCGTACACACGGCACGGTACGGGCGTATAGCTCCCCTCCCTAGCATGGTCGGGTCGGGTGGGCCCTCACTCCGAGCCGAGGAGCTTCGACTCGGCCTTCCGGAGGTGTTCGAGCAGCGTCGCCCTCGACACGCCCGCGATCGCCGCCAGTTCGCCCGCGCTCACCTCCCGCGGCCACGTGTAGTAGTCGTGCCGCCGGGCGAGGTCGAACACCTCGCGCTGGCGCTCCGAGAGGTCGTCGGTCTGGAAGATGCCCGTACCGCTCGCCGGGGCGGTGATGAGTTCGACGCGGATCTCCGCGTCCATCTCCTCGCGCACCTCCTCGAGCCTGTCGTGGACCGTCCGGCGCGTCTCGTGGACCAGGACGGTCCAGTACTCCCGGCCGCCGATCATCCGCACGGGCTCGTCCGGGATGAACCCGCGCGAGACGAGCGCCTCGTTGATGCTGTTCGCGAGGTCGTATCGGACGACGATCCCCCGCGCGGCGCTGCCGGGAACGGCGGCGTCGGTCGCCGCGTCGATCGGCCCGCCGGTCTCCCAGACGGACTCGGTGAGGTCGGAGGCCTCGACGGCCGCGACGAGGTCGTCGACGGCGGCCGTCGTGTCGCCGTAGGCGGTGAACCGCCCGGTCGCCAGCCCGTCGATCCGGTGGACGCCGTGGCCGAGCAGTCCCGCGTCTACCGCCTCGGTGACCTCGAGCGTCCAGCAGTCGGGGTGCCAGAGGTCGAGCGAGACGCGGACCCCCAGTTCGTCGGCGGTCATCGCTTCGCGAAGGGAACGTCGCCGCCGACCAAAAGCTAGCGCATCCCCGCCAGACGGTGTCGCTCCCGCGGAGCGTTGCCCCGCCCCGGTCGGCACTTCAACGGCGCGGATTCGCAGGCCCGGTGGCGATACGCGTTCGCCCGGAACTGACGGTGATGAACAGCGATTCGAGGCTCCTGCGGATCGCCGGGGTCGTCGTGGTGCTGCTCCTGCTCGCGGGGACCGCCTACGGTCTCGTCGCCGTCGACCGCCCGCGCGTCGAGGCGGTCGACAACGACTGGGGAACCGTCACGCAGGAGTGGACCGAGGTCGAGACACAGCTCCTCGTCGAGAACCCCCGGCTCCTCCGAGTGGGCGAAGCGGTCGCGAACGTCGAGTACACCGTCTCGTTCAACGGCATCGAGATGGCCCACGGGCAGAAGAAGTCGATCGCGCTCTCCGGCGAGCGGGACGTCGTGAACCTCTCGACGCGCATCGACAACGACGACATCCCCGAGTGGTGGGCGTCGCACGTCGAGCACAACGAGACGACGACCGTGCGGGTGAACCCGGCCGTCGACGTCGAGTACGCCGGAATGCGGATACCCGTGGAGTCCGCCACGCGGACGCGGACGGTCCACACGAGCCTGCTCGAACCGCTCCGGACGGAGGAGAACCGCCGGATCACCGCGTCGAACCGGACGCTACTGATCGTCAACGGGACCGACGCCCGATGGGGGAACGCGACGGTCGAGCGGACGCCCATCCACGCGTCGGCGACCGTCACCAATCCCACCCCGGTTCCCATCCCCGTCACCGACATCGAGTACACCATCCGGATGAACGGGATCGTCGTCGGCAACGGGACGGCGGCCGGGCGGACGGTCGTCCCGCCGGGCGAGACGAAGACGCTCGAGACCCGCGCCGTCATCGACAACTCGAAGCTCGACGAGTGGTGGGTCACGCACGTCCGGAACGACGAGACGACGCGCATGACCGTCGACTTCTACGCCACGGTGGAGCTGTTCGGGAATCGCTACCGGCTACCGCTCGAGTCGCTCTCCTACGAGCGGACGTTCCACACGGACATCCTCCGACCGGGCGGCCTCCCGACCAACGACTCGGGAACCGACCGTCGGGCGATCGCGACGGACAGAACGGCGAGACGGTGATAACGGACGATGGTCGACGTACTCGGTCACCTCGCGCTCGCCCTGCTCTTCGCGCTCCCGGCGTGGATCGTCTGGGACGGCCGCGTGAGCCTCGCGTTCGTCGGGACCGTCCTCGCGACGGCGATGCTCCCCGACGTCGACCTCGTGCTCAGGCACGTCGTCCCGACCGTCGAGCACCACGGCGTCACGCACACCGTCCTCTTCGTGACGGTCGTCTCGGTGGTCGCCGGTGCCCTCGCCGAGACCGTCGACACGTCGGTGCTCGAGCGGTGGTGGCGCGAGAGCGAGGGACACGCGGTCTCCGACGGCGCGGTCTTCCTCTTCGTGACCGGCGGGTTCCTCCTCGGCGGACTCAGCCACCTGTTCGGCGACGTGCTCTCCGCGCCGGACGTCTCCGAGCCGATCGAGCCCCTGTGGCCGGTCTTCGACAAGCCGATCTCGATCGACGTGCTCTACTACACCTCGCCGT
The Halomarina pelagica DNA segment above includes these coding regions:
- a CDS encoding LEA type 2 family protein gives rise to the protein MNSDSRLLRIAGVVVVLLLLAGTAYGLVAVDRPRVEAVDNDWGTVTQEWTEVETQLLVENPRLLRVGEAVANVEYTVSFNGIEMAHGQKKSIALSGERDVVNLSTRIDNDDIPEWWASHVEHNETTTVRVNPAVDVEYAGMRIPVESATRTRTVHTSLLEPLRTEENRRITASNRTLLIVNGTDARWGNATVERTPIHASATVTNPTPVPIPVTDIEYTIRMNGIVVGNGTAAGRTVVPPGETKTLETRAVIDNSKLDEWWVTHVRNDETTRMTVDFYATVELFGNRYRLPLESLSYERTFHTDILRPGGLPTNDSGTDRRAIATDRTARR
- a CDS encoding metal-dependent hydrolase, yielding MVDVLGHLALALLFALPAWIVWDGRVSLAFVGTVLATAMLPDVDLVLRHVVPTVEHHGVTHTVLFVTVVSVVAGALAETVDTSVLERWWRESEGHAVSDGAVFLFVTGGFLLGGLSHLFGDVLSAPDVSEPIEPLWPVFDKPISIDVLYYTSPWWNLGLLVAAVSLHLALGYRDGYLVELVDRASPREDG
- a CDS encoding helix-turn-helix domain-containing protein; the encoded protein is MTADELGVRVSLDLWHPDCWTLEVTEAVDAGLLGHGVHRIDGLATGRFTAYGDTTAAVDDLVAAVEASDLTESVWETGGPIDAATDAAVPGSAARGIVVRYDLANSINEALVSRGFIPDEPVRMIGGREYWTVLVHETRRTVHDRLEEVREEMDAEIRVELITAPASGTGIFQTDDLSERQREVFDLARRHDYYTWPREVSAGELAAIAGVSRATLLEHLRKAESKLLGSE